The Streptomyces sp. NBC_01276 genome contains the following window.
TTCGCAACGGCTCTCTCGCGGCTGCGCGCATCCCGCCTCGCGTTCGACCCGGATCGCGGCGAGGGCGTGGTTCTCTACGCGGACGCGCCGCCCGACGGCCGTTCCTGGCGGTACGCGGTGATCGCCAGGAGTGCTGGAGACGTGAAGGAGCAGGAAGCCGCGCTGATGGAGGTCTTCGCATTCGAGGGTGAGTGACCGCCCGCCCATGGGGCCGGTGCATCCGGGGAGCCTTCTTACGCCGCTTGGCCCCATCCCCCAAGAAATGAAGCGGCGTACGGGCAGAACACCCTCCATGGACAGCAATCACGAGATGGATCCGGCACACCAGGTTCCGGAAGGTGTCGACGTCAAGACGGTGCGTGCCCTGGGTGCGCTTTCGAAGGCGCTGGAAACCACCGAGCGGGCCCGCGGTCACCTCTACGGGTTCCACCAGCTGACCGGGACAGCGGACTTCGAGCTCGGCGACGCGGTCCGGCTCCTGCGCGTGGCGGGGCACGAGGAGCAGGCCGATCGGGTAGAGCGCGAGATCGTGGGCCGCAATGTCATCCCGGGCCACTGGACGTTCCAGATCATCGAGGCGTACAACTCCACCTACTACCAGCCCTTCGCGGCAGTGGAACGGGACATCGTCGACGAGGTGGCCGGCGGGCGGGGCCACCTCCTGGAGGCCCGCCTCAAAACGATCCGCCGCACTCACCACCATCCTGACCACACCGCAACGCCCCCCTCCTGAAGTCCCGCCCTTGCGGGCGCGGGTGGCCACGGGTGGGGCTACTCCTGGTCCTGCTCGTCACGCGCATGCCCGTCCGGGGTCTGCCAGGAGTCCTGGCGGCGCTGTGCGACAGGGTTCTGCGCGGCCGGCGGTGCCTCCCGGCGCCTGCGCTTGCTCCCGTACCAGAATGCACCGACCAGGAGGACGACAAGGACCACTCCGGCGAACATGAGGAAGAGCGACGGCTGGCCCTCGGCGGCGAGTGTTTCGATAGGAGTCATGCGCGGCCCCTACCCGCGATCCACTGACATATCAGACGCCGAACGGGTTTATGGCGGGGTGTGCGGGGCGCGGCGAGCCGAAGCGGACGGCGTAGACGAGTCGCCCATTCTGGCCAAATTCTTGTTTCGACGAGCGGTCCGAGTGCGGGCCGGGTACACGGGCGTGGGGTGACCGGCCGCGTCGCCCGGTGACGCGACCTCTGGAGGCTGTGGTGGACGGGATCGTGCTGCTCAAGGAAGACCACAAGACGGTCGAGAAGCTTTTCAAGCAGTTCGAGAAGGCCGGTGAAGATGCTCACGCGGAGAAGCGGAGGATTGCCGACAAGGTGATCGACGAGCTGACCACGCACACCTGGATCGAGGAGAAGATCTTTTACCCGGCCGTGCGGGAGGCGGCCCCCGACACCAAGGACCATGTCCTGGAGAGCATCGAGGAGCACCACGTCGTGCTGTGGATGCTTTCCGAGCTGAAGGACCTGGACCCCGCCGACGAGCGGTTCGACGCCAAGATGAGCGTGCTGATGGAGAACGTCCGCCACCACGTCGAGGAAGAGGAGAAGGAATGGTTCCCCGACGTCCGCAAGGCCATGGGCCGTAACCGCCTCACCGAACTCGGCGAGCGGATGGAGACGGCGAAGAAGAAGGCTCCGGGCGAGCCCCTCGCCGTCCCGAGCGCCAAGCACTGACCGAGGCTGACCATCTCTCCCGTACGTCCGCGTCCCTTGTTGCCGCCCGCGCGGCAAGGCCGGGCGCTCAATCCTTGAGCGCCCGTTCCAGTTGCTGCTTGTTCATGTGGGAGCGGCCTTCGATTTCGGACGGTTCCTGTTCAGCGGTGTTGATCGGGACGGCGCCGATCTCCTCGGCGAGACGGAGCCGATCGGGCTGGTGGTCGGGGACCCAGACGCGGCCCGCGCCCTTGAGGATCGCGGAGTAGGCGGCCATGAGCCCGACAGGGCCCGCGCCGTAGACGATGGTCTGGTCGCCGGGCTTGACGCCCGCCATCTCGGTGGCGTGGTAGCCGGTGGGGAAGATGTCGGCCAGCATCACGTAGTCGAGCTGCCGCTCGGCGGCGTCCTCACCCAGGCGCAGGGCGTTGAAGTCGCCGTACGGGACGCGCAGGAGTTCCGCCTGGCCGCCCTGGTACGGGCCCATCTCGGCGAAGCCGTACGCGGCGCCGGCCATGTCCGGCTTCGGCTGCATCGTGAGGCAGTAGTTGGTCAGACCTCGCTCACACTGCTTGCAGAAGCCGCAGGCGATGTTGAAGGGCAGGACCACCCAGTCGTCCACTTTGACCTTGCTGACGGCCTTGCCCACCTCGACGACCTGCCCGAGGTTTTCGTGGCCCAGCGTCCGGCCCGTCTCGAATGAGGTCCGACCTTCGTACATGTGCAGGTCGGAGCCACAGATGTTCGTGGTGGTGATCTTCACCAGGATGTCGCAGGGGGCTCGATCTTCGCGTCGGCGACGTCCTTGACGGTCACCGTCCGCGGTCCTTCGTACACAGCGGCTTCCATGGGTTCGTCCTTGCCGACGCCACGCCTCACCGGACGGTCCACAGCGGGCGGTGGCATCTTTGCGGGTGTTGGCACGGTCGGCCTCCTGAGCGACTCGACCGTGGGGCGACGTCCGGCTGTCGACGGCTTACGTCTCTCCCAGCCCGTCTACCCCGCTCCTGCTCACCCACCACGCGGGGCCAGGCTCGATCTGGGATCCTCACGTACCGGCGACGCTCGGCCCGCGCGACCGGAGATCGGCCAAGAGGCTCGGCCGGCGACCGTTCTTGGCGCGGAGCGGGGCGTCGGCCCGGCGGCGGCATGGTCGCGGTGGGGTAGGGAAGGCGCGGGGCATCTGACGGTTCGATCCACAGGCGGCGACATGCGAAGCGTAGGCGTGGAAGAAGAGCTGCTGCTCGTGGACGCGGACAGTGGTGCCCCGCTCGCCGTGTCGGGGGCGGTGCTGGCGGCCGCGGAGCGCTCGGCGTGGCAGCGCCCCGGCCGGGACGGTCGACGGGACCACGAGTTCGAGAAGGAGCTGCAGAAGGAGCAGCTGGAGTTCGCCACGAAACCGGTCACCGAAATGGGCGAGCTCCAGGAGGAGATCGTCCGCATCCGCCGGGAGGCGGCCCGGCACGCGGCGAGTGCCGGCGCGGTGGTGGCGGCGGTCGCGACATCCCCGCTGCCCGTCAAGCCGTCGTTGAATGTCGGGCGGCGCTACCGGTGGCTGGGCGAGCAGTTCGCACTGACGGCGCAGGAGCAGCTGACCTGCGGGTGCCACGTCCACGTGTCGGTCGCGTCGGACGAGGAGGGCGTCGCGGTCCTTGACCGCATCAGGCCCTGGCTGGCCGTCCTGACGGCGATGAGCGCGAATTCGCCCTTCTGGCAGGGTGAGGACAGCGGATACGGAAGCTACCGCAGCAGAGTGTGGAACCGGTGGCCGTCCGCCGGCCCGGTGGACATCTTCGGCTCCGCCGACCGCTACCACGAGCAGGTCCGCACGATGATCGAAACCGGAGTCCTGCGCGACGAGGGCATGATCTACTTCGATGCCCGCCTGTCGGCGACCTACCCCACCGTGGAGGTGCGGGTCGCCGACGTCTGCCTGGACGCCTCCACGCCGGTCCTGCTCGCCGCCCTCATCCGCGGCCTGGTCGAGACGGCGGCCCGCGCCTGGCAGGAGGGGCGGCCTCCGGCCAGGATCGGTACGGGCCTGCTGCGCCTGGCCTCCTGGCGGGCCGGCCGGTCAGGTCTGGACGGGCCCCTGCTCCATCCCGAGAGCATGCGGGAGACGTCTGCCGAGGACGCGGTCGATGCCCTCTACCAGCACGTGCGCGAAGCGTTGAAGGACCACGGCGATGACGAGCGGGTCCGGGAAGGCATTGCCCACCTGCACGAACGGGGGAACGGCGCCCGCGCGCAGCGTCGGCTGCACGCCGACGGGCAGGGGCTCGCTTCCGTCATCACCCGGTGTGCGGAGATGACGATCGAGGCGTGAGGCGCCGGGGCGGCCGCGCGAACGGCCCGGGAGCCACCCGGCGCCGCGCGTTCGAGCGGATCCTGCGGGTCGATCGGCAGCCGCAAAGCCGGCCAGGCCGACGCAGGTGTCCTGCACCCGGCCCTCCAGTCCCGCGCACCGGCGGTCCGGCACCCCGTCGGGGCCCGAGCCGATCACCACCGCGTCAGGGACGGAGCACCCCCAGGGTCGGCGAGTGCGGCCCACACACTGCGAGGGGGCGCCGGATGAGCCGATGACGGACGGCCAAGCGGACTCACGCCACTCGGACTCAGTGGCCGAGGGCGTTCTTGAGCTGCTGCTTGGTCATCGTGGAGCGACCCTCGACGCCGCGCTTCTTCGCCTCCTGGTAGAGGTCGTCCTTGGTGCGTTCGGATGAACCGCCGCCGCCACGGGACTTCTCGCCGCCGCGTTGCGAGGCGGACTTGCCCTGGGTGGAGCTGCGGCTCGCCGTCTTGCTCTCCCCGGAACGGGCGCGTTCCTTGTTCACGGTGCGGGAGGCCATTTCCTTCGCACGCTCCTCCGACATGCCGCGCTTCTCGCCTGACTCCTTGATGTGCTCGTACTGACGCTCGCGCTTGGGACTGGAACCTCGGGGCATGGCGGAACCCTTCGTCGACGGTGTGATGTCACGGTCATGGTGCTCGTACCCCGACCACGCCGCATCTCGCGCAATTCGGACCAGCGGCTACGGGTGCGAGGGCGGGCCGTTCCGTGCGTCGAGGCACTTGGGGAGGCCGGGTTGCGACCCTCCGAGGCGAGGTGTGCGGGCGCGATGCTCCGCCGCCCATGCCAGGCTCGGGGGCCGCCGTTCACGGCGCCCCGTCCGTCTCCCCGGCGGCGCCCCTGCCACCGCCCCCGTAAGGGCACCCGGGCACGGCACTCAGCGCCGCGACCCGGAAATCAGAGGCCGGCCGCAGCCGGGTCACCTCCACCGTGGTGCCGGTCGCGGCCGCCACGCCCTCGGCCCAGCTGCCGATTTCGGCCACCAGCGCGTCAAGTGCGGTGCTCGTGGCCGCGCGCAGGCCGAACAGGCCTTCGGCGAAGGCCGGCACGATGTTGGTTGCGCTGTCCCCATCGGTTTGACGATTCCCTGGACGTGTGAGCCGGACGGCAACCGTCTGCTCATCACGGCGGCGGTGTTGAACAACTGGATGAGGGAGGTCAGGGCATCGATCCCGCGGGTGGGATCGCCCGTCGGATGCGCTGCCCGGTCGTGAAAGCCCACGCGCACCTGGGTCTGCCCGGTCAGCGGCGCCCATGACCAGTCATGAACGCCGGGGTGGAACATCAGCGCAGCGTCGACACCGTCGAACACGCCGGCTTCGGCCAGGGTGACCTTGCCCCCGCCTCACTCCTCCGCGGGTGTCCCCACGGCGAGCACCGCGCCCTCGAACTCCTCCTCCAGCACGCCGCGCAACGCCAGTGCGGCCAGGCATCGCCCTCGCCCGCGTCCCGCGCGGGCGACGAAAGCGGTGTCGAGTCCGGCGGTCCCCGACTCGACGGCGAACCCCGCCCGCCGGAGTTCGCCGGTGAGCAGCCGGGCCGCACGGCGCTCCGCGTATGCGAGCTCGGGATCCGCGTGGAGGGCGCGGCTGACGGCCCACAGATCGTCCGCTCGCCGGTCGCGCTCCCGACGCAGTCGCGCGTACGGCTCATCCGATGGATCGCGCACGTCGCTCATGTCGCCCCCTCACCGGACGACGGGCCGGCGAACGCGCGGAGGCGCCTCGTGGGCATGCGGAGGCACAGCCGGCCGCGACCGGTGAGGACCGCGGTCGCCATCAGGCATGCCGGTGAGAGTGCCGGCTCCCGATCGTCAGGCGGTAGAGGGCCAGGAGGATGACGGAGCCGATGATCGCGGCGATCCAGGTCGAGAGGTCGAAGAAGCCGTCGATGGAGTCGACACCGAAGATGACCTTGCCGAGCCAGCCGCCGAGCAGGCCTCCCGCGATGCCGATGAGTATGGTGATGATGATGCCGCCGGGGTCCTTGCCCGGCATGATCGCCTTGGCGATGAGGCCGGCAAACAGACCGATGAGAATCCACGCGATGATGCCCACGATGCGCCTCCTGCTTCCTGAGGTAAGGCCACGGTCAAGTCGCTTCTTCACACGTCTCGCGCTTTCAAACGTGTGCAGCGCGCCGTGGGGGCGCGTGCGGGCCTCAGCGGCCGACCGGCGCCCACGACGGTGGTGGACCTCGTGAGCACGTCGCACGGGCCGCACCGCCCTGGATGACGGAGACTGGAATCAGCAGACGGGCCGGACCGCGCGAGCCCGGGCCCACGGCGGTCCGCCGCCGACGGGCGGTCACGGGCTGGATGGACGGGTCGAGAGGCGGCGGCTTCCATGCCTCGTACAGCGCTCATCGTGATCGACATGCTCAACACCTACGCACACGAGGACGCCGACGCCCTGGTGCCGTCCGTTCGTGAGGCGCTGCACGGGGTCACGGCCCTGTTGAAGCACGCCCGGACCAGCGACTCGCCCGTCATCTACGTGAACGACAATTTCGGGGAGTGGCGTTCACGCCACGGGGAGATCCTGCGGGCTGCCCTCGACGGCCACCACAGCGATCTGGTGGAGCCGGTCGCGCCCGACGAGAACTCGCTCTTCGTCGTCAAGGCGAGGCACTCGATCTTCTACGAAACCCCACTGGCCCACCTGTTGGGCCAACTGGCGACCGAGCGCCTGGTCCTGTGCGGGCAGGTGACCGAACAGTGCGTGATGTACTCGGCTCTGGATGCCCACATCCGGCACTTCGATGTCGTCGTAGCGGCCGACGCGGTCGCCCACATCGACGCCGACCTGGCCGCGGCGGCCCTGCGCATGATGCGTCGCAACATGTCCGCGGACATCTGCGCGGTGGACGACGTCACCTTCGATGCCCGGCGTGCGGAGTGAACAGGGCCGGCGAAGGTCCCCCCGACGGTTTCGGCCCGCCTGTCTCACGGAGCCGTGGAGGAGGAGAGTGGGAGTGAGGGCACCTGCGCACCGGTATCGGCAGTGTGCCTGCTCGAAGTGAGGACCAGAGGATCAGAGGGCCAGGGTGCTGCGGTGAACGACCGGGACCGGGACGCACAGGGGCGGCGCATGCTGGGGAGCCTGCTGCTGGCGAGCCACCTGATGCCGCTGGAGCTCCTGCCGGCGAAGGCGGCCGAGTATGCGGCCGGTGCCGGCTTCACCCAGGTACTGATCTACGTGGTCGATCTGCGGGGTGACGTGCTGCGTCTGCTCACCGGCGTGGGGCCGGACGCCGGACTGGGGGCGGTGGGGGAGGAGACCGAGCTGAAGATCGAGGGCACGGTGGCCGGGCGTGCCTTCCAGTACGGTCAGCTCGTGGCCGGTGGCGAGGCGAGCGGGGCGGGGAGTCACTGGTGGGTGCCGCTGCTGGACGGTACCGAACGCCTGGGCGTCCTGCGGATCACCACCGCCAACGCCGACCCGCGGGCTCTGGAGGACATGGAACTGCTGTCCGCCCTGCTTGCTCTGCTCATCGACAGCAAGCGGCGCAGCAGCGACTCGTACGCCCGCCTGACGCGTGTCAAGCCGCTCCACGTCGCGGCGGAGATGCAGTGGCACCTGATGCCGCCGCCCACGTACGCGGACGGCCGCGTGATGATTTCAGCGGCCATGGAGCCCGCCTACACGATCAGCGGGGACGCGTACGACTACGCGATCGCCGGGCACGTGGTGCACCTGTCGCTGTTCGACGCCATGGGGCACGATACGGCCGCCGGGCTGACCGCCAACCTGGCGATGGGTGCCTGCCGCAATGCGCGCCGCCAAGGCGCCGGGTTGGTGGAGACGAGCGACAGGATCGAGGAGGTTCTGATCGAACAGTACGGTCAGTCCCGCTACGTCACTGGCATCCTTGCCGACCTCGATACCCGGACCGGGGTCCTGACCTGGGTCAATCGTGGCCATCACCCACCGGTGATCATCCGCGGTGGCCGCTGGAGCACCCTGCTGGACTGCCCGCCCGCCCACCCCATGGGCACCGCTCTCGGCCTTCCCGCCATTCTGTGCCGGGACCAGTTGGAGCCCGGTGACCGGTTGGTGCTCTACACCGACGGCATCACCGAAGCCCGCCGGGCCGGCAACGAGGAATTCGGCCTGGCCCGCTTCACCGACTTCCTCATCCGTCACCACGCCGCCGGCCTGCCGGTCCCCGAAACCCTGCGCCGCCTCATCCACGCCGTTCTCGAACACCACGACGGCCGCCTTCAGGACGACGCCACCGTGCTGTTCTGCGAATGGCTCGGTGCCGTCCCGCGGCCGACCCGGCGGGCCGCAGCCCTGGCCGGACTCCCGCCGGCCGATATTGGCGCGGACGGAGCGACAGCGTAAGGAGCGCCGGGGGCGGCACTCACCCCACTCACCCACCGCGGCCGTGTCGGTCGCGGGGCCATTGCAGCGACGCCCGTGGCGCATGGGATGCCCGTGCCCGGGCAGGCGACGCGTCGGGGGCAGCCGGCCGCCCCCGACGGCGACGCTTGTGAAGGAGCGAGATCGTGATGATGACTCACCCCACGTTGCTGGCACGTCTGGTGGAGGAGTACGAGACGGAGTCGCAGCTCCGGGCCGCAGGCCCCCACGGGCCGGTGCGGCAGCAGATGGAGGATGTGGTCTACACGCTGTGCGTGTCGACCGGGACGCGTGATATCGAAGCCGCGCTGGCCGCGGCGCGGGAGCGGCTGCGTACCGCATGGCCCGGTGAACCGGGTGACGCGGCGACGGCACGGGACGGCCGGACCTTGAATGGCGCGGCGGGATAGTCCACCCGTGCCGTACCGGCCCCGGTCGGGCCGGCGGCCGAAGGTCAGGTGTGCAGGCGGCTGTTGACGCCGTCGTGGCTGTCGGCCTGTTCGTCGTCGAACCAGTAGTCGCCGACCGCGAGGTAGCGGAAGGAATGAGCGCTCTTCGCCGGGAGGACGACGGTTGCGGCGCGGGTTCCGTCCCCGCGGGGTGCCAAGGGGTGGGCGGCGGGGTCCCATTGGTTGAAGTCTCCGACGACGCTGACGGGTCCGCCCGGAGCGTCCTCGGGAAGGATGAAAGTGACCTGGGTACGGCCCTTGAGCTGCTTGCGTTCGAGCACTGAAAGACTCCAGCCACGAAAAAGGGGGGAACCGGCCTGTGCATCCTTGCGTTGCCGCGCGTGTGCACGGCGGTACGGGGCCGCGAGCCGGGCGGAGGTCACCCGGGTGGCCGCGCCCTGCCCGCCGCCAGGCCTGCGGTCGGTGTCCTGATGGCGCGGCCCCGGAGCCCTGCCCGCTCGATCCCTGCCCAACCGGCCCCGAGCCGGCCCGGGTGCTGCGGCTCCCCTGCGGGGTGGGGGCCGCAGGGGCAGCCGTCGGCCGGGGTCAGCTGTGGTCTTGGCCGTAGTACTGGCCGAGCCGACCGCGGTAGGCGGCGTCGCCGCGGTGCTTCTCCCTGTCGTATTCGGGGGAGTCCTTGATCTGGTCCTTGGTGAGGTTGATGTGGATCTTCTCGTCGTCCCTGTCGACGCGGACGACCGTGCCGGCAGGGATCAGGACGTGTTTACCGAAGATCCACGGTCCGGTGTCCACGACGATGTACGAGGCGTCGACGTCCTCGGTGTGCTCGTCGACCTTGCCGATGTGGCCGTCACTGGATTCGACCTTGAAGCCGATCAGGCGGGTGCCCGGCGTGTAGTTCGACCCGGGGTTGTAGCTCCACATGTCTGCGCTCACGGGATGCTCCATTGTGCTGCAGGGACCGGACGGGAAGCGCACCATCCCTGCCCGTCCCCGCCCGCTCGGGCAGCCCTGTGACGGGTTCTCCGTCGGGCGCCACACGACTGTCACCCCAACGGCCCCGCGGGTGCCGTGTCCCGGCCGGCCGGGTCTGCGGGCAGGCGCGTGTCATGGACCACTCGAAGGCACCAGTACTCGACGCGTTGGCCGCCTACCGAGAAAGCGGCCAGACCCCGTTCACGCCTCCGGGGCACAAACAGGGACGGGGCGCCGACCCCAGGGTGCGGGCCGTGCTCGGCGAAGCGGTTGTCGGTGAAGTCGGCGATGCTGTCCGTCGCGGGACCGCACGAGAAGCTGCTGGTAGGCCGGGGCGCGCACAAATCCGTGGTGTCCGGCCTGATCCTCTCGGGCATCCAGGCCGTCTGGGTGGAGCCGCAGTGGGATGCCGAGCGTCACCTCGCCCACCCGCCGGCCGCCGAGGCCGTCGAGGCGGCTTTCGCCGAGCACCCCGACGCCCGCGGGGCGCTGGTGACCACGCCCACGCCCTACGGCACCTGCTCGGACCTGGCCGCCATCGCCGAGGTCTGCCACCGCCAGCACCGGCCCCTGATCGTCGACGAGGCATGGGGCGCCCACCTGCCCTTCCACCCGGACCTGCCGACCTGGGCCATGGACGCCGGGGCCGACGTGTGCGTCACCTCCGTGCACAAGATGGGCTCCGGCCTGGAGCAGAGCTCCGTGTTCCACCTCCAGGGGGACCTGGTCCGACCGGAGGTGCTCAAGAGCCGTGAGGACCGCTGGGACGGCTGGCGCCGCCAGATGGTCGAGCAGGCGGGGCCCTCTACGACCACGCACTCGCCCTCGCTCAGAAGACCCGCGAGCGGATCTCCCGTATCAACGGCATGCGCGTGCACGGCCGCGACGACTTCTGCGGGCCGGGCCGGGCGGCGGACATGGACCCCCTCCAGATCATCATCGACATCAGCGCGTGGGAGGTCACCGGCTACCGCGCCGCCGACCGGCTTCGGGACGAGCACCGCATCAACCTCCACATCGCCGACCACCGCCGCATCAGCGCCCAGCTCACCCACGCCGACGACAGCGACACGGCCGAGGTGCTTCTGACGGCCCTGACCTACCTGGCCGCGCATGCCGCGGAGCTTCGTACGGGACAGCCCGTGGAAGCCCCGCCGCCGTCGAGGTTGAGGTTGGAGCAGGCGGCGCTGCCCCGTGATGCCTTCTTCGGCCGAACGGAGCAGGTGACCTGGCAGAAGGCGGACGGCCGGATCGCAGCCGAAATGCTGACCCGGTACCCGCCGGGTATCCCGGCGGCCCTGCCCGGCGAGCGCCTCACCAAGGATGTTCTGCGGTACCTGCGAACAGGTGTGGAGGCCGGGATGGTCGTGCTCCTTCGGCTCTGCTGCGTCCCAACGGCGTTCTGCTGGTGGTGCACTCCGGCATGGGCGGGGCGGAGGCGACCGTGGGCCGGCTGGCCGGGGCGGCAAGGCCCGCCCGGCCGCCGGCCGTTTTCGGCCGTCTTGAGCCTCGCCGCCCACAGGAGGCAAGCCCGCGCGTTTCGGGGGAAGGCGAGAGGCGTCGATCTACTCGATGCGCCGCCTTCCCCACCCGTACGGGAGGGGCGCACTTCACCAGGAGGTCCCACCATGCTGATCGTCATCACCCGGACCGGCGGGTTCGCCGGCAGGGAGCGCACAGGGTCCGCCGACACGCACTGCCGACCCGACGGAGCCGAGCTGGAGAGCCTGGCCGAACGCGCGCTGAGCGCCGAAGCGCCGTCGGCGGGGCGCCCCGTGGCCGACGGCTTCGTCTACTCCATCCACATCGACGGCAAGGTGATCGAGTTACGCGATCCCGACCTGACCGATGAACAGCGCCGGCTGATCGAGGCGGTGCTCGGCGAAGGGGCCTGACCCCTGCGCGCACCGCGCACCCTCCGACGACGCCCGGTGCGGGGCCGTTTCCCGAAGCGGCCCCGCACCGCCGTGTCCGCCCACCCGCAAGTCCGGTGAGACCACGGGGGACAGGGGGCCGTAACCGGCCCGCATCGAAGGGCGGTTCACGGGCATACGCCCCGTCATGGAACCGATTCGGCACGTCGAAACACACTTACCCCTCGCAACCCCCACCGGCGCCCCGCCCGGCCCGGTCTGGCTGCACCTGCTCCTGATCGCGTTCGCGGTCGGCATCCTCATCACGAGCCTCAGGCGACACCACTAGACACATCCGCGCAGGGGTGAGTACGCGCTCGATGCCGCACGGACCGACTGCTGTTCCCCGGCCTCCGCAGACTGGACGAAGGCACACGGTTCCCCAGAGGAAGCCGACACACCTGCGCCGACGCGGGAAGCACACGGGCACCGACACATCCAGAGCCCACCGTTATGACCCGGTATTCGCCGAATACGCGGGTAGGACTCCGGCATGCGCACCCACGATCTCGTCATCATCGGAGCCGGCTCCGGCAACGCCGTCATCGACGAGCGCTTCTCCCACCTCGACGTCGCCGTCATCGACCAGGGCCCCTTCGGCGGCACCTGCCTGAACCGGGGATGCATTCCGAGCAAGATGCTCGGGCACGCCGCCGACGTTCACGCCGCCGTCCGCGAGGCCTCCCGATTCGGTGTGGAGACGGGCCCGGCCCGGGTGCGCTGGGCCGACCTGCGGGAGCGGGTCTTCACGCGCCTGGACCGGGAAGCCGCCGAGGGGGAGGACGGACGGCGTCGTTCCGGGGTCACGGTCCACCGAGGACGGGCCCGCTTCACCGGGGAGCGGACCCTCCACGTCGACACCGACCGAGGCCCCGTTTCCCTCGGGGGCCGCCAGGTCGTCGTCGCCGCGGGCAGCCGCCCGACCGTCCCGCCGCCGGTGTCCGACTCCGGGCTGCCGTACGAGACGTCCGACACCGTCATGCGCCTTTACCGTCCCCCGCACCGGCTGGCCGTGCTGGGCGGGGGCTACGTCGCGGCCGAACTCGCCCACGTCTTCCACGAGGCCGGCAGCCGCGTCACCGTCATCGAGCAGGCGGACACCCTGCTCCCCGCCCAGGACGAGACCGTGGCCCGGGCCTACACCGCGCTGGCCGCCACCCGCCACGGCGTACGCACGGGCACCGCGCTCACCCGTCTCGAAGGCGAGCCGGGACGACTGCGCCTGATCCTGGACGACGGCCCCGACGTCGAGGCGGACACCCTGCTCGTGGCCGTCGGCCGCACCCCCGGCAGCGACCGGATCGACGCGGCCCGCGCCGGCATCGAACTGCACGACGACGGACGGATCGTGGTGGACGACCGGCAGCGGACCAGCGCCCCGGGCGTCTTCGCCCTCGGCGACGTGTGCACGCCCTTCCCCCTCAAACACGTGGCGAACCGGGAGGCGCACGTCGTGGCGCACAAAGGACGTCGACATCCGTGCGGACCCGCGCTGTTCGGCGCCGTGCGCCGAGGGAACGTACACCGGGGGACGTCGTGGTGTCCGCGGCGGCTGCCGTCCGGGCCCCTCGCCCGAGGACCGCGGTCCGAGCGCCGTCGTCGGGGGAGTGCCGGGCAGGGCCTCGGCCGCCGGCCGTTCGAACGGGTCGGGGCCGGGAGGCGTCCGGTTTCCGTGCGGATCCCGGACAGCAGGCCGTCGGTGCCGGTGATCCGGCCGCGCCGTCGGAGGAACGGCGTGCCCGAACCGGACCACTGTCCCCGCGTATGGCCCGGTCCCGACCGGCCAAACCTTGCTCGGGAAACCTTGTTCGAGACATGCCACTCACCGAGCCGCCGGACGGCCACCGGCGCCACGGGCCCCGCCGACCCCTCGCAGCGGCGCCGCACACGGATGGCCCACCCCGCTGCGGGAACACACCCACCCACCCCGTGTCGGCCCTGCCCATCGGGGCAGGCGGGTGGGGTCCGTGCCGTCTGCATTCAC
Protein-coding sequences here:
- a CDS encoding protealysin inhibitor emfourin, yielding MVVLLRLCCVPTAFCWWCTPAWAGRRRPWAGWPGRQGPPGRRPFSAVLSLAAHRRQARAFRGKARGVDLLDAPPSPPVREGRTSPGGPTMLIVITRTGGFAGRERTGSADTHCRPDGAELESLAERALSAEAPSAGRPVADGFVYSIHIDGKVIELRDPDLTDEQRRLIEAVLGEGA